The Montipora foliosa isolate CH-2021 unplaced genomic scaffold, ASM3666993v2 scaffold_485, whole genome shotgun sequence DNA segment CATCCAAATGACGATGAActtcttgattttttgagttCCTTTAAATGTTATAGAAATCCAACGGAACAGAACATAAGGGAAATAATCCTCGAAATAGCGCATCAAGAAATTGTACAAAAACCACGGTTTGTGGCCAATTGTTGGTCACCCCTTTTTATAAAACTCCGGAAATTGATTAAAACAAGTGATGATTTAACCAAGTTGTACGAGGAGCGAAAACCAACTCCCAAAAAGGTTGTGAAGCTCTTAGTAGCAAGTCCTGAGAATGATGCAGAAAGGTGTTGTTTGGACCACCTGAAAAGGTATTTAAAGTCTCTTGAGGGGAATATCAGCAATTTTCTTCGATTTGTGACAGGAAGTGACATACTGACTTGCACTTCAATAAAGGTCACATTCAATACCTTGGAGGGTCTCATTCGTAGGCCAGTGGCTCATACATGTGGCCCAACTTTGGAACTACCAACCACCTATCAATCTTATAATGAACTTGTTGAGGAATTTTCTAGTATTTTAAGTGACAAGTCCTCTCTGACCTTTAACATTGTTTAATGCACTATCATTGAAAGGTTTGTCCACGTTCTTTATAGTATGTTCGATACAGTAATAAAGGTTTCCAcacaatattattatatatttgtGTGCCCTTTCACACTAATTAATATTTGACAGTTCCTATTGCTTGCAAGAACAATTTTTCATGATGTAAACCTGTTATGAAACTTTGGTTAGCTTTCTGAAAAagctttgattttcaatgtCCTTGGACTTGTCTTGTTAAGTAAAAATGTTAATAAAAGGTTGGAATTCTTGTTTGAAGTAATGGCTCATTACTTTCTGTGCGAAAGAGATAAGGATAACTTAACTTGACTTAACAACTAACTAGCTGTTTTTAGCTTAGGCATTCCTTGCAGTAACGATGGATCTCATCAAAGAACTTCCTTGTAGATAATAACTCGGCAATTTACTGCTTTTATAACGTTTACATTAATTTGTTAGACAACCAGACCAAATTTAAACTCGTCAAAACCTGAACAGTTTTCTGACCAAGCATCCTGTTGTTGAAGGGGAGAAACTTAAGCAAACAATCCACGGGTGAGGGGATAGAGTCAGTATGACTATAAAGAAATTCTCGAAAAATCCGTCTAGATTTTCAGATGCTACCAACTGGAGATAAAATAAATGTGTGACTTGCAAACAATGATATAGTGTTAGGTTTCACTTAAAGATGTCAAGATGGCCCGTACACACATTGAGTACAAATTCACCCCATGGTTGCCGTCGTCTTGCAAAGGATCAACGTTACTAAGGCATTCCAGAACTTCGTTAGGGAGTAAAATCTCAACTTCTGGCACAGTTACTTCATAATTATTCTGTTCTATTGGCGGTGGCGCGTCAGATTCGTCATCGACACCTGACCCAAGCAAATCAAAATCTACACTCCCCACATCTGATGATGGTACGTATCCATTAGCCAATGTTCCTGAGATGAAGAGTTGCTCTGGGCTGTAGCTTTGTGCCGTGCTAACTGGGTGGCAATTCCACTGGTTGGTAAACTCTTTGAGCGCCCTATTGATTCGTGGGATGAAGATGAAGTGGAGTGCATAGATATGAGCATCATTGTCAGGGTTAAGAAATCCACCATTCTCTAAGTTATGAAAAATTGAGGCAAAGTGTGATAATGCTCCAATGTACACGTCTCTGTGGAGACGCTCTACTCTAACGTTGTGAACAGACTTTCCGGTAAGCATGCTTCCTCTTCCTAGACCCCTTTGCTCCATCATGAAACGTGCGACTTCCACATTTTCAAGTCCATGGTCACTTCTTGTTCGTGAAGGAAGTCCACACCGTCTCACCCCACCTTTAAACAGATCAAGGACCGTTGATGCAAAGTTGTTGTTGGCACAATGCAAATATACGATAAGTCGACTGTACCCATCTATGCATGCATGGACAACTAGCCTCCAATGAATAAGCTTGTGATGACCGTCTATGTGCCACAGCGCATTTGGTCCTGGGACACTGTACTTTCTGCGATACACCACCTGATTCCAACGTAAAGCTGTTCCCACTGGATCAATTTTCCTCATTATTTCACGGATCCTGCAGCGTTGTACGTGCAAACCTCTGCTTCTCAATGCACCTATCATGCGACTTTGGCCAATATTGGAAGTGACCGATCTCACTGCCTGAATGACGATGGTCAGGTGCTCCTCTGAAATCTCAGTGAATCTGCTGTCAACCCTCAGTCCAAATTCTTCTCGCCGTCTCCTTAGAGTTCTCTCCGAAATTCCCAGTAATTTAGCAATACTGACCCAGCGAAAGTGTTTATTGCGTAAAAATTCCAGTTGCTCCTTCATTACTTCAAGACGGGGGCGGCCTTTTTCGCCACTATAACTCAATGCACAGTGATACTCGAAAGAATAGGCACTTTCTGTATGTAAACCTTCAAGTTTCATGCCAAGATTTCTGCGTATCGCGTCCAAACAGGTCGTGAGATCAACAAGTAAATTGTGCGTCACGCTGTTACCGGAAACGTTCTGACGAAGGACGTCAAACGTTGAGCAAATGTCAGTCATACGATCAACGGCATTTTCCAAATCATCCAGGTTTGTACTCTGCGTATCGCATTGTTGAAGGAAGGTTGAAATTTGAGCAAGAATTGCTTGAGTGGTGTCCAGAAATCTCTGTATTTCCAAATCACCTCTTCCTTGCCGGTAGAGAGGCATAATCCAGCCACACTTCgttaaaagtttaaaacaagCGCCAAAATATTTAGCGCTACATTTAGCGCTATATTTAATTACTTCCGCGCCCACCATACCAATGGCCAGCAAGTTTCAGGCAAGAtacatttgcataataattagaaaggtttttttttttcaattagcagggattttattttttcagcatGTAAATCTTGCAAAGGGaatgtatttttttgcaatcagcACCCATTCTTCATCATTGTAAAGGAAATACAAAATAGAGCataaatattttaccaagttacCATAAAGTTTGTAATATTAGAACAATAATCGTGATTTGAGAACGTAAATTTGTAAATTagaaagcttttttgtttcaattagcAGGGATTTTATTTTTCGAGCATGTAAATTTTGAAAAgggaatgtattttttttttgcaatcagCACGCATTCTTCAACATTGGAAAGGAAATACAAGAAAGAGCgtaaaatattttaccaagttacCATAAAGTTTGTAATATTAGAACAAAAATCTTGAATTGAGAACGTAAATTTGCAAAttagaaagctttttttttgcaattagcATTTATGTCCACTTTGGCGCCCCATAGCTATTAGTGTTGCTCACAACCGCCTGATCAACGACGAAAATTTACAAGACAGGACAGCCATACCTATTACTGACATTGTCAAATTACTTGACTTTTGCCTGTCAACCACCAATTTTCAGTATGACCACAAGCATTACAAGCAAATTCATGGGACAGCTATGGGCTCCCCCGTTTCCGCTATAATGGCTAACATGGTCATGGAAAACCTTGAAGAAAGAGCGCTAGCTTCACTAACCAATCCACCTTTGTTTCGGAAGAGATTTGTGGACGACGTGATTACAACCGCAAAATCTGGAAGTACACAGACCTTTCTGGAACATTTGAATTCAGTTGAACCTTGCATTACTTTCACAATTGAACGTGAGAACGAGAGTAAGATTGCCTTTTTTGACACCATGGTTCATCACCAGGAAGACGGAAAATTAATCACCACCGTCTACCGGAAACCTACCCACACTGATCGCTATCTGTCATATTTATCGCACCATCCCAGTATGCACAAGCCAGCTGTGGTCAAATCATTAATGGATCGGGCCGAGAGAATTCCCTCAACAAAATCCGACcgaaacaaggaaaaacaaagaataatGTCCACATTACAATCAAATGGATACCCCAAACGCTTTATCTTGAATGCCAGCAAACCTAAACCATCATTAAACAACCCATTAACTGGTGTATGGTCGAAAGAGAAATATTGCACAATACCATACGTTAGCGGGACCTCCGAACCCATAAAGAGAGTTTTGGGCAATCGTGGTATCAAAGTGACTTTTAAACCCTACAATATAATTGGCCAGATATTTCCAAAGCCGAAAGACGAAATGGGCAAAGAGGAAATTCGAGATCTCGTGTATGACATTCCCTGCGCAGTATGTAGCAAGAATTACGTCGGAGAAAcgcaaagaaaatttacaactaGAAAAGGCGAGCATCAAAAGGCCGTCGCACggctacaaaaagaaaaatcagcacTTGCGGACCACGTTATAAAAACGAATCATGACATCGCGTGGAATGAGGCCACTATTCTTAGAACTAACAATAACTGGCgacaaaggaaaattcttgaggCTTGGGAAATAAACCGTGCTAAAGACCCCCTCAACCGAGACGATGGAGCACTACTTCCCAAGGAGTATTTGCATTTGGCTAttgcagaaaagaaaaaatgacaccAACTTTAGAATTTTAATTAGCGTTTTAGTTTATATCTTAGCTTTCgtgtaaattttatctttcactttCCCTGATGAAGGTTGTTGAATACAACCGAAACGtcggaaaacgtttttattgtacataatttatatttcaaacaccagagtaacatatatttatattttttatttgccaatCGCACAACTGTATTTGCCCGTGGAATGTTTCCCAaaggaaaggggggggggggggaggggggggatcATCCATGTTGTTTATGCTGAAagattatttttcttatccGTCTAAGACATGACGTGGCTCCGTACAACTTCAAATACGCAATTCCAGGTCTTTACGTACTAGCTCAGGTAAAGCTACCACAGAGAGTGAGATTAACTGAGGGTAGCTTGCATTATCCTGTATAATATCGCCTGATCTCAGCTCAAGGTCAATAAATGGGGGGCGGTGCTGCGAATGTTGCCGAGATTGCACTGGTTTGTTTTATCCACTCTACGCCGCCCCATCACGAGAAATACTACCAAAAAGGCTGAACACAATTCTAAGTGAAGCCTTCCAAGAGATTTTTGGATCGCCATTCCGGCGATTTAAGCACCAACAAAATGAATAGGCACACGCGGTTTCTGGCGATTAACTGCGCTAAAAACAAGTAAACAGAGCCTACTTAACTGATCGTTGAAATTTTCTCCTCCCTTTAGCGTCCTTCTGAAATGGGataaaggaggggggggggggttctttCTAGGTGTTCTTCCGACTTCAGAGaagaacgagatgcttccgtgaagcatacaatgggttgcctgtggtacgtcttacagaaaatcagaatgcactgaattgtgtggtattgaaatacagcattccagtttccgaagaataacaaataaaagagaagcgagaaacattggcttctgggctgataTGTTGATAactttcaagttccctcacaacttcttttcaccacaagtgtgccctctgagcatctgaatgcTTCGCaatactaaaattcactgaagttTATCCCTTTAGGGCGGGGTTAGTGTGAGGATGgcagaccaaaacaataaacccctcctaaaacagaagcatctgaccgaaaatactattaacgctaacaaatgcgaactcagcaaagtacagattttgttagctggctttatgcaaaacaaatattgatgcaaaagcaaataactatcgatacacagtttttagaaagagcagaaggaagtttccggaacggtcgatcgagaataaaatatttacgacatgaaaacaatattaattttgaacatgaatatagaatataaaaagttacgatcagcgacaaacattttgggagatttttgctacgttcaaattaatcgcaaaatcgaaagtgacatgcccgaattcagcgggcgccgtgattaagttaccgcggcatgtttactcgccaaacagtgaagtatctgtgtcaaatgatggcgagataccgggtttttgtaagtttctttttctgtcaagtgttataaagtttgacaatgaaatgagcgaagtcaaaacaaagatcacaatcgcccaactattgtttatgcaaagtcaaaatttactctccaaaacgcgtacgacgttatttatcaccaggtaattccatcattttggaaatagcagctactttattattcatctgcgtcacaatttttcactgattttggggctcattttgttgaaactcaagcacgcttccaacaggcctgtgaacccttcctgcttactgagaaatactaaaaaacttctctcatatcacatttcaaccttaagctcgaaaattcaatgcacaacatgatattataactcacaaaggcagaaaataccacagaatccttttccagcgaaaaatttattgaaactaacaacatatttgctcttagaggcgaaaacctcttcctatttcatttgctgcgtgaagacaagaaactcaatcgtgtcaaattaccatgtacttcaggtaaacacacctcactttgatttctgctcgacgggcgatagattgttgtcgaagtccattactcgtcgcttttacgattccaggtatttgttttcaccgtctgcctagtttatccaactgactttccattattgagctccataagggtatattttgtttaaagatccactaaaacgccattcgcgttacatgactttcgacgccattgcaggttacgtttatcattctactgtgtccaccagagaagtctacgcatttccactaccctctctatcctaagaaaatacgagaagaaggctctatgcacaaagacaccacttagcaggggagtgacaggcaagacttttaccgacacggaaaaaaaataataatgataatctacccattttccgactggtttgcctacggcaacccagtaaaaatgttTGCCCTGCACCGAAGCTGAACTGAAAGAGGCCTGAAATCACATGTTCGGATGTTTAAGTATCTACCATTGTAAGTCCCGGATGTACCCCTCCGGGATACTAAAAAAGCCGCGCTGGCTgcataaaataatttattcccCTTGGTAATAAATGTCATTTTGGATCATTTTGGGTCAGGGATGCATGCATGGAATCCAGGAGGTGCCACAGTTTTGCAAATGTACCTTTGAGATGTACCTTTCTATAATGCTTCCTCTTCCTAGTCACAACTGAGAATGTGTTCTCACAGTGTTAGAATATTCATCTTCGGTGTGGAGTGGTGTCCCCAAATACCTCGTTGAATATCTGCAGCGTATGAAGAATCGCAGCCTTTCACGAATTGGCATTATAAAGGCTAGCCTTTCTAACCTTTAAGAGCACAGAGATACAGCATCTAGGTGCGAACTCCAGAGTCTTTCAAGTGCTAAGCACTATCCCAATTACTCACTGATACCAATGCCAATGATTAATAGCCTCTACTCGAGTAATGAATCGCGCGCGTTAAGCCTTAAGAATGGCTGCCTGTAAGAATCGAGAatcgtccgtcaacgaccattttggcggatacctcatattttgcccaaagaCACCCTTTTATAgtgaattattttcaaaaaaacacatttcaaaGTTCCAGCGATacgtaattcttttttttttaatttgcaaaaaattgaaaaacgcgGTTAAAGTGCGGTGTTGTGTTTGACAAATTGTCTAAAATTTGCTGCGAGAACCAAGCAACGGTGAAGTCCTCAAATGAATTCAATTGGCACCAAACTTGacacaaaataagaaaaaaccATTCTTATCCATTTCTACTTCAATACGTCAATTGTGATTTTCTAAGCTCTTAAAAGAACATCCTTAAAGGCCGCATAACATGGCGGCGGTAAATgggttatttttatttatttatttatttatttatttatttatttatatcgTTACTTACAAGACTGGTACATCTACttacaaaatttacaacaattaaacaatttacaACTACTAAAATCCATTACATTACCAacaaaactatttaacaattgaatACTTACGCATTACTTACAAAACAATGCAATTACAATTACAGGTGCtacttacaataatacaattgCAATACTTACTCTACGAAACAATTTGATTAGTTATTAAACTTGCGATTCCCAATTATATACTACttaaaaaataatatgataACAGATGCTAATTATATTCATATTCTTACATCAAAACAatgagcaaggaaaaaaaagagcaaTAAAACAAGAAAGGCAAAAAACAATTATATTGGATTATATTGCAATCCTTGAATTTTAGGAAGTGTTTGGcttcttctgcagtcccacaaaaataattttccaattACTATGAAATACTTTAATAAATTTGATAAGGGgcattgttttgataaaactCTAAATAAAGCGTTTTGCGCAGAAAGATGGATTGGCTGATTCGATAAAAGGTACCAGTACGATTGAAAACCAGTCCAGAACGTTTTAGAGTGAGGGCATTCATGATAGAAAAGGTGATATAAATTCTCAGGTTCATCATTACAAAAAGTACTCGCATCATTAATTCTAAATCCAATTTTGCATAGTTTGCTGTTAGTTTAAAGAATAGAATATCAATTACTTTGTATTGGAAGGTCTTAACATAtgactcaagtgcaaccaaatgTGGTAA contains these protein-coding regions:
- the LOC137990038 gene encoding uncharacterized protein → MANMVMENLEERALASLTNPPLFRKRFVDDVITTAKSGSTQTFLEHLNSVEPCITFTIERENESKIAFFDTMVHHQEDGKLITTVYRKPTHTDRYLSYLSHHPSMHKPAVVKSLMDRAERIPSTKSDRNKEKQRIMSTLQSNGYPKRFILNASKPKPSLNNPLTGVWSKEKYCTIPYVSGTSEPIKRVLGNRGIKVTFKPYNIIGQIFPKPKDEMGKEEIRDLVYDIPCAVCSKNYVGETQRKFTTRKGEHQKAVARLQKEKSALADHVIKTNHDIAWNEATILRTNNNWRQRKILEAWEINRAKDPLNRDDGALLPKEYLHLAIAEKKK